The following are encoded together in the Leptospira langatensis genome:
- a CDS encoding TetR/AcrR family transcriptional regulator yields the protein MPKIVNHEKYKAEILSKCVDILARRGYSAVSMREIATELDVSTGTLYHYFSTKEDIFKELVKYVLNKDIEELQVYSKGEDTQSIEKRVEALFTMVKDRETYFQNLLYIICDVSRLKNHEEEKQLIAEAMKEYVTIITKHLGITNPNLNRLLISIILGTVGQRIVDQDSIKLDEVAEVVKDFMGVVLSNTFTF from the coding sequence ATGCCCAAAATCGTAAATCACGAAAAGTACAAAGCCGAGATCCTCTCCAAATGTGTGGATATTTTGGCCAGGCGCGGGTATTCGGCGGTTTCTATGAGGGAAATTGCAACGGAGTTGGATGTTTCCACGGGAACCCTCTACCACTACTTCTCCACGAAAGAAGATATATTTAAAGAACTCGTAAAATACGTCCTGAACAAGGATATCGAAGAGCTGCAGGTTTACTCTAAAGGAGAGGATACTCAGTCCATAGAGAAAAGAGTAGAAGCTCTTTTTACCATGGTCAAAGACAGAGAGACCTATTTCCAAAATCTTCTCTATATTATCTGCGATGTGTCTAGATTAAAGAATCATGAGGAAGAAAAGCAACTGATCGCTGAGGCGATGAAGGAATACGTCACCATCATCACGAAGCATCTAGGTATCACAAACCCGAACCTGAACAGACTCTTGATCAGCATTATCCTAGGCACCGTAGGCCAGAGAATTGTAGACCAAGATTCTATCAAGTTGGACGAGGTTGCGGAAGTAGTGAAAGACTTTATGGGTGTGGTTCTCTCCAATACGTTTACTTTCTAG
- a CDS encoding helix-turn-helix domain-containing protein: MGSFGLDIYSVYLIFGALFAGIWAAGILLSSASLGERIRFSFILIASSLWLLSGAAFISGWIFRLPFAFGIHLPFVFGIAPVLVLHFQITLLKENVSLLEILPHFIPSIFCFLLLIPYWTSGEEFQIRILESFGRSGEPYPLILAFLQIGPKISLLVYLIPLLFTYKMYFYKRKQDEGEENARRLFLLFLGLVSILIFAGLLGFLLRSTELIRGSMYGLPLLIVFAFLVSQREPTSLGIIGKSLREVRYKRSRLVGTDERTLRDRLEALMREEKIYADEDLTLGQLARELELTNHQLSEFLNNRLSMKFSDYINSWRIKEAKTLLLEETERSILSISESVGFNSKSAFNEAFKKFTDHTPSDYRKNAKRT, translated from the coding sequence ATGGGATCCTTTGGCCTGGATATATATTCCGTTTACTTAATATTCGGGGCCCTGTTTGCAGGGATCTGGGCAGCAGGCATTCTGTTGAGCTCCGCAAGCCTAGGAGAGAGGATACGATTCTCCTTTATTTTGATCGCTTCCTCCCTTTGGCTCCTTTCGGGGGCAGCCTTTATTTCCGGTTGGATCTTTAGGCTTCCTTTTGCGTTCGGGATCCATCTTCCTTTTGTATTTGGGATCGCTCCCGTTCTGGTACTGCACTTTCAGATCACATTGCTGAAAGAAAACGTAAGCTTACTCGAGATATTGCCTCATTTTATTCCTTCTATCTTCTGTTTTCTATTGCTGATCCCGTATTGGACAAGCGGAGAAGAATTCCAGATCCGTATTTTGGAATCATTCGGAAGATCCGGGGAACCGTATCCGTTGATCCTAGCGTTTTTGCAGATCGGTCCGAAGATCTCCCTCTTAGTGTATCTGATCCCTCTTCTGTTTACCTATAAAATGTATTTTTACAAGAGAAAGCAAGACGAGGGTGAGGAGAATGCTAGACGGCTCTTTCTTCTTTTCTTAGGGTTAGTAAGTATTCTCATTTTTGCGGGCCTACTCGGATTTCTACTCAGGAGCACTGAACTCATTCGAGGAAGCATGTATGGCCTTCCTCTTTTGATCGTCTTCGCATTTTTGGTTTCCCAAAGAGAACCGACGAGCCTCGGGATCATTGGAAAAAGCTTACGAGAGGTCCGTTATAAGAGATCTAGACTAGTCGGTACAGACGAACGCACGTTAAGAGATCGTTTAGAAGCTTTGATGAGGGAAGAGAAAATATATGCCGACGAGGACCTGACCTTAGGTCAGCTGGCCCGGGAATTGGAACTCACCAATCATCAACTTTCGGAATTCTTAAACAACCGTTTATCCATGAAATTCTCGGATTATATCAATTCTTGGAGGATCAAGGAAGCCAAAACGCTATTACTGGAAGAGACGGAAAGATCCATATTATCTATTTCCGAATCCGTCGGGTTCAATTCCAAATCTGCGTTCAACGAGGCGTTCAAAAAGTTTACGGATCATACTCCTTCGGACTACAGAAAGAACGCCAAACGTACGTAA
- a CDS encoding glycerol-3-phosphate dehydrogenase/oxidase — translation MSKISPKNNQTSALSSQVFDTLVIGGGITGATTLWDSSLRGLKAVLIEKNDFASGTTQATSKLIHGGLRYLKNAEFGLVRESLRERRILAKISPNALKTLGFVIPVYSSVEKWITHVGLGMYDQFSYDRNREISSDSWIPKYRFLSKEETILEAPSLPREGLKGGFLYYDYQNINPERHTCEFIFSAEKKGGLALNYTELIAISRQGEVYQAIVKDKRSGKSYPLFAKTIVNAAGPWADFVESLAGVGMDKVLVRSKGIHIVTRSLTVSKTIVLKKRDKTHMFVIPWRGKTIIGTTDTVFSDSPDHFKVTKSDIQGLLEEINYAYGYSDLTEADVDFYYGGMRPLVEDPGEKSDTYNASRKTEILDHKEKGLPGFFTALGGKYTTSRHLAEKITDKLCEFLPGSYHSCETTQVPLLTGEFSDHSSLVQSLAKKYPKLEGKYLETLASRYGSLAYEVLKLHKQGESSATLCNGETFSFSEIRYIASKEKIEKATDFFFRRSGVGVPGIPSAENLQAIMDELGKTLGWNPGRKKVETAEVVARYKF, via the coding sequence ATGTCCAAAATTTCTCCTAAAAATAACCAAACCTCAGCTCTTTCTTCTCAAGTATTCGATACCTTAGTGATAGGGGGAGGAATCACTGGTGCAACCACTCTTTGGGATTCAAGCTTAAGGGGATTGAAGGCCGTTCTAATTGAGAAGAATGATTTTGCTTCCGGCACGACACAAGCGACTTCTAAATTGATCCATGGAGGATTGCGCTATTTAAAGAATGCTGAATTTGGACTCGTGCGAGAATCCTTAAGAGAAAGAAGGATATTAGCAAAAATCAGTCCTAATGCCTTGAAGACCTTAGGATTTGTCATTCCTGTTTATTCTAGTGTGGAGAAATGGATCACCCATGTGGGACTTGGAATGTACGATCAGTTTTCTTACGATCGCAACAGAGAGATCAGCTCGGATTCTTGGATCCCAAAGTATAGATTCCTTTCCAAAGAAGAAACCATTTTAGAAGCCCCTTCCTTGCCTAGGGAAGGATTGAAAGGAGGATTTCTATATTACGATTATCAGAATATCAATCCGGAAAGACATACTTGCGAATTCATTTTTTCTGCGGAGAAGAAGGGCGGGCTCGCTCTGAATTATACAGAACTGATCGCTATTTCCAGACAAGGAGAGGTGTATCAGGCAATCGTAAAGGACAAGAGAAGTGGGAAATCCTATCCTCTCTTCGCAAAAACAATCGTGAATGCGGCGGGACCTTGGGCAGATTTCGTGGAGTCCCTAGCCGGAGTAGGAATGGATAAGGTGCTTGTACGTTCCAAAGGGATCCATATCGTCACAAGATCTCTCACGGTCTCCAAGACAATTGTCTTGAAGAAAAGGGACAAGACCCATATGTTTGTGATCCCTTGGAGAGGAAAAACCATTATCGGGACCACCGATACCGTTTTCTCGGATTCTCCCGATCATTTCAAGGTGACCAAATCGGATATACAAGGTCTATTAGAAGAAATTAATTATGCATACGGATATTCGGATCTGACTGAAGCGGATGTGGATTTCTATTACGGAGGAATGAGACCTCTTGTAGAAGATCCTGGCGAAAAATCGGACACGTACAATGCCTCCCGTAAAACGGAAATCCTGGATCATAAGGAGAAAGGACTTCCCGGATTCTTTACGGCATTGGGCGGGAAATACACAACGAGCAGACATTTAGCGGAGAAGATCACGGACAAACTTTGCGAGTTTCTGCCAGGCTCTTATCATTCTTGCGAAACGACTCAGGTGCCTTTGCTTACTGGGGAATTTTCGGATCATTCTTCCTTAGTGCAGTCCCTGGCAAAGAAATATCCTAAACTAGAGGGAAAGTATCTGGAAACACTTGCCTCCAGATACGGAAGCCTGGCATACGAGGTCTTAAAATTACATAAGCAAGGGGAGTCTTCCGCTACACTTTGTAACGGAGAAACGTTCAGTTTTTCGGAGATCCGTTACATTGCCTCTAAGGAGAAGATAGAGAAGGCCACCGACTTCTTCTTCCGTAGATCGGGAGTAGGGGTACCTGGAATTCCTTCGGCGGAGAATCTACAAGCTATTATGGACGAATTAGGCAAGACATTGGGTTGGAATCCGGGCAGAAAGAAAGTAGAAACTGCGGAAGTGGTCGCCCGATATAAATTCTAA
- a CDS encoding AMP-dependent synthetase/ligase yields the protein MRTLADLFQGTKEKYGNSPAFFARDEAGEFRKTTFSELYELGLQLGTALTELNFPAGARAVILGDNRLEWIIADYAVVLSGGVDVPRGSDVTDADLSHIIPHSGSEIVFVENDLVLKKLYNNKDILKKVHSIILMDPKSKGTGSEYHLWELVEKGKRSRDNGNRDMESRISQIAEEDLFTLIYTSGTTGKPKGVPLSHKNIMSQINRVPLRLSPGEKVLSILPIWHIFERQFEMLCISVGAATYYSSVRTLKEDMRNVKPTFMASAPRLWESIYQGIIAIVAKSSPVKRTLFRAAIFFSNTVHSAKRWLSFQELDMIGRSSLNSFFIGIFEFSKLVLSYVPHLVLDFIVLRKIRQATGGMLKGTISGGGALPIHVDKFFFNMGIPVYEGYGMTETSPTLAVRTFDNCVPGTVGPLYPGTDLRILDPNTQTVLFSTEKDGPKGYGKKGEIHVKGDQVMSGYYLDPENTRKVLQDSWMNTGDLGMITYNDCLKIVGRTKETIVLLGGENIEPVPIENMLTQSELILQCMVVGQDKKYLSVLIVPNPEFFPEYKAGAGFSSQEEESKCELRIQTEIRNSISATNGFKSFERVVDFRILPKPFEPGDELTAKLSVKRHVVSEKYSGLIEDIYADKKAEMVNQ from the coding sequence ATGAGAACACTCGCCGATCTATTCCAAGGTACAAAAGAAAAATACGGGAATTCTCCGGCCTTCTTCGCAAGGGACGAAGCGGGAGAATTCCGAAAGACCACCTTTTCCGAGTTATATGAGCTTGGTTTACAACTAGGAACAGCGTTAACGGAACTGAACTTTCCTGCCGGAGCGAGAGCTGTCATACTCGGCGATAATCGTCTGGAATGGATCATTGCGGATTATGCGGTCGTACTTTCCGGAGGAGTAGACGTCCCTAGAGGAAGCGACGTGACGGACGCAGATCTGAGCCATATTATTCCTCACAGCGGATCGGAGATCGTATTCGTTGAGAACGATCTAGTCCTAAAGAAACTCTACAATAATAAGGATATATTGAAAAAAGTACATTCTATTATCCTGATGGATCCTAAGTCGAAAGGCACAGGATCCGAATATCATCTCTGGGAGCTAGTCGAAAAAGGAAAGAGATCCAGGGATAATGGGAATCGGGACATGGAGTCCAGGATCTCGCAGATCGCAGAAGAAGATCTATTCACCTTAATCTATACTTCCGGGACTACAGGAAAACCTAAAGGAGTTCCTCTTTCCCATAAGAATATCATGTCCCAGATCAATCGGGTGCCTTTACGGCTTTCTCCCGGTGAAAAGGTTCTGTCCATTCTTCCGATCTGGCATATTTTCGAAAGACAGTTCGAGATGCTTTGCATTTCGGTAGGAGCGGCGACGTATTATTCTTCCGTTCGGACTTTAAAAGAGGATATGAGGAATGTGAAGCCCACATTCATGGCCTCGGCGCCTAGGCTTTGGGAAAGCATTTATCAAGGGATCATTGCCATTGTTGCAAAATCTAGTCCCGTCAAGAGAACTCTTTTTAGGGCTGCGATCTTCTTTTCAAATACGGTCCATTCTGCAAAGCGTTGGCTGAGTTTCCAAGAACTAGATATGATCGGAAGGAGTAGCCTAAATTCCTTTTTCATAGGAATATTCGAATTCTCAAAATTAGTTCTTTCTTATGTTCCTCATCTTGTCTTGGATTTTATCGTCTTGAGAAAGATCCGGCAAGCCACCGGAGGAATGTTAAAAGGTACGATCTCCGGCGGAGGGGCTCTTCCGATCCATGTGGACAAATTCTTCTTCAATATGGGAATACCGGTGTACGAAGGATATGGGATGACGGAGACTTCTCCCACTCTTGCAGTTCGCACCTTCGACAATTGTGTTCCCGGGACGGTAGGCCCTTTGTATCCTGGAACGGATCTGAGGATCCTAGATCCCAATACGCAAACCGTCCTTTTCTCTACGGAGAAGGACGGTCCGAAAGGTTATGGTAAGAAGGGCGAGATCCATGTGAAAGGAGATCAGGTCATGTCCGGATACTATTTAGATCCGGAAAATACCCGCAAGGTGTTACAGGATTCTTGGATGAATACAGGCGACCTAGGAATGATAACCTATAACGATTGTTTGAAGATCGTAGGAAGGACCAAGGAGACCATTGTGTTACTCGGTGGAGAGAATATAGAGCCGGTCCCGATCGAGAATATGCTCACTCAGTCGGAGTTGATCCTGCAGTGTATGGTAGTAGGACAGGATAAGAAATATTTGTCCGTACTCATCGTGCCTAATCCCGAATTCTTTCCGGAATACAAAGCGGGAGCCGGTTTCTCTTCTCAAGAAGAAGAATCTAAATGCGAGTTACGGATACAAACAGAGATCCGAAATTCTATCTCTGCCACAAACGGGTTCAAATCTTTCGAGAGAGTGGTGGACTTCCGGATCCTTCCGAAACCGTTCGAACCGGGAGACGAGCTCACTGCAAAATTGTCCGTGAAGCGACATGTGGTTTCTGAAAAATATTCCGGTCTGATCGAGGATATTTATGCGGATAAAAAAGCGGAAATGGTGAATCAATAA